The DNA sequence GTAATCCAGGTCATCCGTAGCGAAAACTTTTTTGGCTTTGCCTTCGTACAGCTGTTCTGTCTTTTCCATGAAAAATACCTCCGTTATGCTTGAAAATCTATATAAAATTTACGGGAAGGCGAAGGGAAATGTCTGACGGAATGAGTTCCGTTCAGACAAAATTCAGGAATCTGTTGACACTGGTAATATCCACAACACTCAGCTGAGTGGTCTGCACATGACGTGCGCAGGTAAGGAATGCGTTGGCCGTATCCAGAGAAGTCAGGCAGGTAACACCGCACTCCACCGCGGCACGCCGAATGGTAAAACCGTCACGGCTGTGCTGTGCGGTTGTAGTGGGTGTATTGATAATGAGGTCCGCTTTGCCGGAAGTGACCAGCGAAAGCGTATCCCGTTCTCCCTGCCCAATTTTACACACACGGATAGTCGGAATGTCGTGGTCGTTCAGGTAATCAGACGTACCGGCCGTAGCATAAATGGTCCAGCCGAGGTCATATAGGCCCTTGGCAATCGGCAGCACTTCCGGCTTGTCGCTGTTCTTCACGGTGATGATGACACGGCCGTTCTGAATGAGGTGTACACCTGCACCGTAAAATGCCTTAATCAGCGCCTCGTCAAATGTGCGGGCAATGCCCAGCACTTCACCGGTCGACTTCATCTCCGGTCCGAGGTTAATTTCCGCCTCACGGATTTTTTCAAAGGAGAACACCGGCATTTTAACAGCGACATAATCGTGCGGACGCTGCAGACCATACCGATACCCCATTTCCGGCAGCGTCTTTCCGAAGAAAGTATTGACTGCCAGCGGGACAATCGGAATACCTGTTACCTTGCTGATGTACGGCACCGTACGGGAAGAACGCGGATTTGCCTCAATAATGTACACAAGATCATCCTTGACAATGAACTGCACATTGAGCAGGCCCTTTACATGCAGTGCTTTTGCCAGCTGGCGGGTGTAGGAAACAATGGTTTCCTGCGCCTCTTCGCTTAGGCTAATCGGAGGATACACCGAGATACTGTCGCCGGAATGAATGCCGGCACGTTCCACATGCTGCATAATGCCGGGAATGACCGAATCGGTACCGTCACAAACTGCATCTACTTCTACTTCAGTACCCATCAGGTACTTATCCACCAAGATGGGGTGCTCCTGTGCGATACGATTGATAATGCCAATCTGATTGATAATATCCTGGTCCGTATAGGCAATCTGCATGCCCTGTCCGCCCAGCACATAGGAGGGGCGCACCAAAACTGGATAACCCAGTTCATGGGCCGCAGCAATAGCTTCTTCACAGGTAAAGACGGTACGGCCTGCCGCACGCGGAATCTGGCAGGCATTCAGAATCTCATCAAAGCGTTCACGGTCCTCCGCAAGGTCAATGCTGTCACTGGAAGTGCCCAGCACCGGAACACCCATCTGCTCAATGGACGCTGCCAGCTTAATGGCCGTCTGGCCGCCGAACTGGCACACTGCGCCGTCCGGCTTTTCCAGTTGTACAATATGCAGGACGTCCTCTTCTGTCAGCGGCTCAAAGTACAGTTTGTCTGCAATATCAAAGTCAGTGGAAACCGTTTCAGGATTATTGTTGACAATGATGGTTTCATAGCCGAGGTCACGCAGTGCCCAAACGCTGTGCACCGAGCAGAAATCAAACTCAATGCCCTGTCCAATACGGATAGGGCCGGAACCAATGACCATAATCTTCTTACGGTCAGAACGGGGACTGGATTCATTCTGCGTGCCGTAGCAGGAGTAATAATATGGCGTTTCGGCATCAAACTCTGCCGCGCAGGTATCGACCATTTTATAAACCGGATGAATCTTCCAGTCGTCCTCCAGCTTGCGGATTTCTTCCACGGATTTTCCGCAAAGCTCACTGATGGTGCTGTCCAGGAAACCGAAGTTTTTGGCGTGCAGCAGCAGTTCCTGTGTTAACGGCTGTGCCTGCAGATCATTTTCTGTTTCGACGATTGCCTGCAGTTTGCCGATAAACCACAGGTCAATTTTGGTAATGTCATGAATCTGCTGAACGGGTACATGGCGGCGCAGTGCTTCCGCACAAACCCACAGACGGCGGTCGTCAATATTGTGCAGGCGCTTGACGATTTCTTCATCAGAAAGCTTGGCCAGTGATGGGTCCCGCAGGCTGTAAAGATTCTGCTCCAGGCAGCGTACAGCCTTCATCAGTGCCATCTCAAAGTTAGGGGCAATCCCCATCACTTCGCCGGTTGCCTGCATCTGTGTACCCAGCGTATGGCGGGCACCGATAAATTTATCAAACGGCCACTTTGGAATCTTAACGACACAGTAGTCCAGTGTCGGCTCAAAGCAGGCGTACGTCTTTTTGGTAATGGCGTTCTTAACTTCATCCAGCGTATAGCCCAGTGCAATCTTGCTGGCCACCTTTGCAATCGGGTAGCCGGTTGCTTTACTTGCCAAAGCAGAGGAACGGCTGACACGTGGATTGACTTCAATGACGCTATACTCAAAACTGTCTGGATTTAATGCAAACTGTACATTACAGCCGCCCTCTACGCCCAATTCCGTGATAATATCCAAAGCCGCTGTGCGCAGCATTTGTGTTTCTTTATCTTCCAGTGTTTGACAGGGTGCCACCACAATGGAGTCGCCGGTATGCACACCGACCGGGTCCAGGTTTTCCATGTTGCACACAGTGATGCAGTTGCCGTTATGGTCACGCATAACTTCGTATTCGATTTCTTTCCAACCGGCAATGCTGCGTTCAATCAGTACCTGATGCACGCGGCTGCGCTGCAGGCCAAGGGTAGCGATTTCTTCCAGCTCTTTTTTGTCGGCAGCGATACCGCCGCCGCTACCGCCCAGCGTGTACGCCGGACGGACAACAACCGGATAGCCTATCTTGTCAGCAATCTTAAAGCAGGTGTCCAAGTCTTCCGCCACCGCGCTGTCCGCACAGGGCTGGTCAATGCGCTCCATGGCTTCTTTAAACAGTTCCCGATCTTCTGCCATACGAATGGTGTTGGCACTAGTACCAATCATCTCAACATGGTGCTCTTTCAGAAAGCCGGACTCCTCCAGTTCCACTGCCAGGTTCAGGGCATTCTGTCCGCCGAGTGTCGGCAGAATGCTGTCCGGCTTTTCTTTGATGATGACTTTTTTGACTGTATCCGTTGTCAGCGGCTCAATATAGACCTTATCGGCAATCTGCTTGTCCGTCATAATGGTAGCAGGGTTGGAGTTAATTAGAACGACTTCCACGCCCTCTTCCCGCAGGGCACGGCACGCCTGTGTGCCAGCATAGTCAAATTCGGCCGCCTGTCCAATCACGATAGGGCCGGACCCAATGATGATGACTTTTTTAATTTCCGGACGTTTACTCAAAGCCGCTCACCTCCAAGTACTTTCATAAAACGGTCAAACAAGAATGCCGTATCACGCGGGCCGCCGCAGGCTTCTGGGTGGAACTGCACAGAGAAGCACCGGCCATTCTTATAACGCAGGCCCTCAATGCTGCCGTCGTTCATGCTGACGAAGCTGATGCTGGCGACTGCCGGGTCCACTGTCTTTTCATCTACAACATAGCCATGGTTTTGGGACGTAATATAAACGCGGTTGGTCGCAAGGTCCTTGACCGGATGATTGATGCCACGGTGGCCATACTTCAGCTTATAAGTGTCAAAGCCCTGTGCCAGCGCCATCAGCTGATGTCCCAGGCAAATGGCAAAGGTCGGCACATCCGCCGCATATACTTTCTTTAATTCCGCAATCGCTTTTTTGCACTCTTTGGGGTCGCCCGGGCCGTTGCTGAGCATGATGCCGTCCGGCTTCCACTCCATCACCTGCTCGAAGGCAGCGTCCCACGGGAAACACTTCACGGTACAGCCGTGCGCCACCAGGGAACGAATGATGTTGCTCTTAACGCC is a window from the Caproicibacterium lactatifermentans genome containing:
- the carB gene encoding carbamoyl-phosphate synthase large subunit — its product is MSKRPEIKKVIIIGSGPIVIGQAAEFDYAGTQACRALREEGVEVVLINSNPATIMTDKQIADKVYIEPLTTDTVKKVIIKEKPDSILPTLGGQNALNLAVELEESGFLKEHHVEMIGTSANTIRMAEDRELFKEAMERIDQPCADSAVAEDLDTCFKIADKIGYPVVVRPAYTLGGSGGGIAADKKELEEIATLGLQRSRVHQVLIERSIAGWKEIEYEVMRDHNGNCITVCNMENLDPVGVHTGDSIVVAPCQTLEDKETQMLRTAALDIITELGVEGGCNVQFALNPDSFEYSVIEVNPRVSRSSALASKATGYPIAKVASKIALGYTLDEVKNAITKKTYACFEPTLDYCVVKIPKWPFDKFIGARHTLGTQMQATGEVMGIAPNFEMALMKAVRCLEQNLYSLRDPSLAKLSDEEIVKRLHNIDDRRLWVCAEALRRHVPVQQIHDITKIDLWFIGKLQAIVETENDLQAQPLTQELLLHAKNFGFLDSTISELCGKSVEEIRKLEDDWKIHPVYKMVDTCAAEFDAETPYYYSCYGTQNESSPRSDRKKIMVIGSGPIRIGQGIEFDFCSVHSVWALRDLGYETIIVNNNPETVSTDFDIADKLYFEPLTEEDVLHIVQLEKPDGAVCQFGGQTAIKLAASIEQMGVPVLGTSSDSIDLAEDRERFDEILNACQIPRAAGRTVFTCEEAIAAAHELGYPVLVRPSYVLGGQGMQIAYTDQDIINQIGIINRIAQEHPILVDKYLMGTEVEVDAVCDGTDSVIPGIMQHVERAGIHSGDSISVYPPISLSEEAQETIVSYTRQLAKALHVKGLLNVQFIVKDDLVYIIEANPRSSRTVPYISKVTGIPIVPLAVNTFFGKTLPEMGYRYGLQRPHDYVAVKMPVFSFEKIREAEINLGPEMKSTGEVLGIARTFDEALIKAFYGAGVHLIQNGRVIITVKNSDKPEVLPIAKGLYDLGWTIYATAGTSDYLNDHDIPTIRVCKIGQGERDTLSLVTSGKADLIINTPTTTAQHSRDGFTIRRAAVECGVTCLTSLDTANAFLTCARHVQTTQLSVVDITSVNRFLNFV
- a CDS encoding carbamoyl phosphate synthase small subunit, with translation MKGLLMLENGATFAGTGFGDEHDILCEVVFNSAMCGYPELLTDPSYAGQGVVMTYPMIGNYGICYEDAESAKPWLRAYIVRSVSNVASNFRCDIDLNSYLTAHHVPGLQGIDTRALTRILRESGTMRGMIAYADRLEDIDQQAMKQKIAAYRLESCVPQVSVRGGNVYGDGAVKVALMDYGVKSNIIRSLVAHGCTVKCFPWDAAFEQVMEWKPDGIMLSNGPGDPKECKKAIAELKKVYAADVPTFAICLGHQLMALAQGFDTYKLKYGHRGINHPVKDLATNRVYITSQNHGYVVDEKTVDPAVASISFVSMNDGSIEGLRYKNGRCFSVQFHPEACGGPRDTAFLFDRFMKVLGGERL